The bacterium sequence GTGAAGAAATTCGGGTTTTAATCCTTACTTCGGCAACACCTCAATGGCCGAAATGAAGATCATTGCCCGGAAGGTTTTCTCTTTCCGGCAGACTGTTGGAAAATATTTTATCTTATCGCTATCACCTCCTTTTGCTATGATGTTGTTGAGTTAGGGATTACTATAACCCCTAGCGCCCCTCACCTGCCACAGGGGCTCTCTACCACCCCTCCACCCCCGAAGGGGCAAGGGAGAAAAGCACTACCTTGAGCCCAATGTCAATGGGCATGAGCATCACGAGCGGATAGACACTTGGTCAGTTTGCCATAAGTCCAGAGGAAATTGAAAAATTTATGGTTTACATTCGATGTTATGAAATATAATAATGCAAGTTTGAGGCCATAAATGAAAAATAAAAATACAAGCATTATTTTCCCTTATTTTTCAGCCTGTTATTGCTTATGGACTCAGCAATCCCTTGGAAGTGGATCCGGCCAACTTTTTGGCCGAAAATAGAGTTACAAGCTATTTTTTAATCTATAACCAATTGATTTTGCCTATGTTTTGCTCATCGGCCAAGATCTTGGCCGTTCGGCCAACTTTTTGGCCGATTAAGGCCAAAATCCGATTTGTCCCGGCCAGCATCTGCCACCAGATATTCCCCATTTTCCTTTGGTCAACGAGGAGGGTGAAAATAACCATAACCCCCACCCAGCCCCCCCTCAAGGGGGAGGAGAGTAAAGGAAGGCTCCCATACAAGACGGGGAACATCTAGTCGGGATCAATAGCATAGAGCAAAGCCGCCTGAATATCTGCGTACTCTAACTCAGGATAATCCTCAAGCAATTCATTGGTTGTAACCCCTCTGGCGAGCGCTTTTAAAATTTGCTCCAAGGTTCATATCTCATTCTCAGAAAAATTTATTAATCGATTCCTGCCGATTCGTTCCCTCTGCATTTTCTCCTTATCCCTACCATAACTCCGATAATTTCCGCAGCCAGCAGGAATATCAGAACAGGCTGGGATGATATCGGTACAGACATCGATTGAACCCGGCCTGCCAGAAATATTTCCCGGTCCGTGCCGGATGAGCTCTGCCAGACCACGTATCCATTGTTGTTGATATTCGGAGTCAAATCATCGGAGGAGTTATCGGTAAGCTGGATGGTTCTGCTGCCATTATACAAGAATATCTCGTTATCATGGCCATCGTGTCCATACCAGACCACATACCCTTGAGCATTGATCCGGGGCTGTTCGTCATCAAAGGAATTATTGGTAAGCTGGATGGTTCCGGTACCATTATACAGGTATATCTCACAATCACTGCCGTCATATCCACGCCAGACTGCATACCCTTGA is a genomic window containing:
- a CDS encoding DUF433 domain-containing protein, whose product is MEQILKALARGVTTNELLEDYPELEYADIQAALLYAIDPD